One Marinilabiliales bacterium DNA segment encodes these proteins:
- a CDS encoding bile acid:sodium symporter family protein, with amino-acid sequence MFESLAAIDSIRLNFSEGGLLYMNITLACIMFGVAMEIKIENFRKIFLYPKSAILGIVSQFLLLPALTFALVIMLNPPPSVAMGMILIAACPGGNISNFISALAKANIALSVGLTAFATLSATFFTPFNFAFWGGMYVRYYQQAGHLNIPIQIDFLEMARTVFILLGIPLIAGMLFAHKFPKFAEKNMKRIKITSILLYLSFIFGALISNLEHFTYVIFPIGLLVFLLNVQTLSTGYMVGTVARVHKADRRTLSIETGIQNSGLALVLIFNIFHGNGGMAFMAAWWGIWQMVSGLLIAWALSRIRIPEMKLSEVPVKPDR; translated from the coding sequence ATGTTCGAATCACTGGCCGCAATTGACAGCATAAGGCTGAACTTTTCGGAGGGGGGACTGCTCTATATGAATATAACACTGGCCTGTATTATGTTCGGGGTCGCAATGGAGATAAAGATAGAAAACTTCAGAAAGATATTTCTTTATCCCAAATCGGCCATCCTGGGTATTGTTTCACAGTTCCTGCTTCTGCCCGCACTCACCTTTGCCCTTGTCATAATGCTCAATCCGCCCCCGTCGGTGGCAATGGGCATGATCCTGATCGCGGCATGCCCGGGGGGAAACATCTCTAATTTTATCTCGGCACTGGCGAAAGCCAACATAGCCCTTTCTGTGGGGCTTACTGCTTTTGCAACATTGTCAGCCACGTTTTTCACCCCTTTCAACTTCGCATTCTGGGGAGGGATGTATGTTCGTTACTATCAGCAGGCCGGCCACCTGAATATTCCTATCCAGATAGACTTCCTCGAGATGGCCAGGACTGTGTTCATCCTCCTGGGTATACCGCTAATCGCGGGGATGCTGTTTGCACATAAGTTCCCGAAGTTTGCAGAAAAGAACATGAAAAGGATCAAGATCACATCTATCCTGCTCTATCTCTCCTTTATTTTCGGTGCCCTCATTTCAAACCTGGAACACTTTACATATGTCATATTTCCGATCGGACTGCTGGTCTTCCTGCTGAACGTGCAAACACTTTCAACCGGCTACATGGTCGGCACGGTGGCCCGGGTGCACAAAGCGGACCGGCGGACACTCAGCATTGAGACCGGTATTCAGAATAGCGGACTGGCACTTGTACTGATATTCAATATTTTCCATGGCAACGGTGGCATGGCCTTCATGGCTGCCTGGTGGGGTATCTGGCAGATGGTGAGCGGTCTGCTTATAGCATGGGCGCTTTCGCGGATAAGGATACCTGAAATGAAACTCTCGGAGGTGCCCGTCAAACCGGACCGTTAG
- a CDS encoding ATPase translates to MQETIDIKELNERIRQESSFIDAINNELSKVIVGQKHLTDSMLIGLLSDGHILIEGVPGLAKTLSISTLAGVINARFNRVQFTPDLLPADLTGTMIYSQKKEEFHVRKGPIFANFILADEINRAPAKVQSALLEAMQERQVTIGSDSFRLEEPFMVMATQNPIEQEGTYPLPEAQVDRFMLKVVITYPTRAEETIIIRQNLAAEFPKPERVLSPGDIINARKVVKDVYIDEKIEKYILDIVFSTRFPTDYRLGKFEAMISYGASPRASISLARAAKAYAFIRHRGYVIPEDVRAVCHDVLRHRIGLSYEAEAENILSEDIITEILNTVEVP, encoded by the coding sequence ATGCAGGAAACAATTGACATTAAAGAGCTTAACGAGCGGATCAGACAGGAGAGCTCTTTCATCGATGCCATCAACAACGAGTTGTCAAAGGTGATAGTGGGGCAGAAGCATCTGACCGACAGTATGCTGATAGGACTGTTGTCTGACGGGCACATACTTATCGAAGGGGTGCCCGGACTTGCAAAGACCTTGTCCATAAGCACCCTTGCCGGCGTTATCAATGCCCGCTTCAACCGTGTCCAGTTCACTCCCGACCTGTTACCGGCCGACCTGACAGGAACCATGATCTACAGCCAGAAGAAAGAGGAGTTTCACGTAAGGAAAGGGCCCATATTTGCAAATTTCATCCTGGCCGATGAGATCAACAGGGCTCCTGCCAAGGTGCAGTCCGCCCTCCTCGAGGCTATGCAGGAACGCCAGGTTACAATAGGCTCGGATTCATTCAGGCTTGAGGAGCCATTCATGGTAATGGCAACGCAGAACCCTATTGAGCAGGAGGGTACCTATCCGCTTCCCGAGGCACAGGTAGACAGGTTCATGCTCAAGGTGGTCATAACCTACCCCACAAGGGCCGAGGAGACCATCATTATCAGGCAGAATCTGGCAGCCGAATTTCCAAAGCCAGAAAGGGTGCTGTCGCCCGGCGACATAATAAACGCCAGGAAAGTGGTCAAGGATGTATATATTGACGAGAAGATCGAGAAATACATACTTGATATAGTATTCTCCACAAGGTTCCCTACGGATTACCGGCTTGGAAAATTTGAGGCCATGATCAGCTACGGGGCCTCGCCCAGGGCCAGTATCAGCCTTGCGCGCGCCGCCAAAGCCTATGCATTTATCAGGCACCGCGGCTATGTCATTCCCGAAGATGTGAGGGCAGTGTGCCATGATGTGCTGAGGCACAGGATTGGTCTCAGCTATGAAGCTGAGGCGGAGAATATATTATCTGAAGATATAATTACCGAAATACTCAACACTGTTGAGGTACCCTGA
- the dnaA gene encoding chromosomal replication initiator protein DnaA: MDSNHVAIWNNCLKVIRDNVPSISFRTWFEPIVPLKIDHNVLTIQVPSPFFYEYLEEQYIDILSKTLRKELGNDAKLEYNVVMENNGFSDIKPYTVRFPGRSKSEPRNKPVTIPLDDGENTIKNPFIIPGIKKLHVDPQLCPDKTFSNFVEGDCNRLARSAGLAVAAKPGGTAFNPLFLYSDNGLGKTHLAQAVGIEVKEKFPDKTVLYVDANKFSNQFVEAIRNNNRNDFLHFYQMIDVLIIDDVHDFAGKEKTQDIFFHIFNHLHQSGKQLILTSDKPPVELQGMEQRLLSRFKWGLSADMQSPGFETRIAILKQKVYNDGIDIPEDVIETLATHITTNIRELEGALINLLAQSTLNRREINNELARQVIDRLVRNSKREISIQYIQKVVCDYFNIQLDQLQVKTRKREIVQARQVAMFFSKSLTKSSLATIGSQIGGKDHATVLHACKTVNNLMETDKRFMHCIQEIEKKLKV, from the coding sequence ATGGATAGTAATCACGTTGCGATCTGGAATAATTGTCTCAAGGTAATCAGGGATAATGTGCCCTCAATAAGTTTCAGGACATGGTTTGAGCCTATTGTACCCCTGAAAATTGACCACAATGTATTGACGATACAGGTTCCCAGCCCCTTTTTCTACGAATACCTGGAAGAACAGTACATCGATATACTCAGCAAAACACTGAGGAAAGAGCTGGGTAATGATGCCAAGCTTGAATATAACGTTGTGATGGAGAACAACGGTTTCTCCGATATCAAGCCGTATACGGTGAGGTTCCCCGGCAGATCGAAGTCCGAGCCACGAAACAAGCCCGTTACAATCCCGCTCGATGACGGTGAGAATACCATTAAGAACCCGTTTATAATACCCGGCATTAAGAAACTCCATGTTGATCCTCAGCTATGCCCTGATAAGACTTTTTCCAATTTTGTCGAAGGTGACTGCAACCGTCTTGCACGTTCGGCCGGACTTGCTGTTGCAGCCAAACCCGGCGGGACGGCTTTCAATCCCCTCTTCCTTTACAGTGACAACGGCCTTGGTAAAACTCACCTGGCACAGGCTGTTGGCATAGAGGTCAAAGAGAAGTTTCCTGATAAAACCGTTCTGTACGTAGATGCGAACAAATTTTCCAACCAGTTTGTAGAAGCTATAAGAAACAATAACAGGAACGATTTCCTGCATTTCTACCAGATGATCGATGTGCTGATAATTGATGACGTGCACGATTTTGCCGGAAAAGAGAAAACGCAGGACATTTTCTTCCATATATTCAACCATCTTCACCAGTCCGGCAAACAGCTCATACTGACATCTGACAAACCTCCCGTGGAGCTTCAGGGGATGGAGCAGCGGCTGCTGTCAAGGTTCAAGTGGGGGTTATCGGCCGATATGCAGTCACCCGGTTTTGAAACCAGGATCGCCATCCTGAAGCAGAAGGTTTATAACGACGGCATAGATATCCCGGAAGATGTGATAGAGACACTTGCAACGCATATAACAACCAATATCAGGGAGCTTGAGGGAGCGCTGATCAACCTTCTGGCCCAGTCCACCCTTAACAGGCGTGAAATAAACAATGAACTCGCCAGGCAGGTGATCGACAGGCTTGTCAGGAACAGCAAGCGTGAGATATCCATTCAGTATATTCAGAAAGTGGTCTGCGACTATTTCAATATTCAACTTGATCAACTGCAGGTGAAGACCAGGAAGCGGGAGATAGTCCAGGCCCGCCAGGTTGCCATGTTCTTCTCAAAGAGCCTGACCAAATCGTCACTGGCAACGATAGGATCGCAGATCGGGGGTAAGGATCATGCAACAGTCCTGCATGCCTGCAAGACGGTTAATAACCTTATGGAAACCGACAAGCGCTTCATGCATTGCATACAGGAGATAGAGAAAAAGCTGAAAGTCTGA
- a CDS encoding MCE family protein has protein sequence MTVKLSKEAKVGLLVIITLAFFIWGYGFLKGKNVFSPTNDYYALYDRVGGLMESGHVMLSGHRVGYVDDIRFTGGQRYLQVRLSIDRKIELPEGTVARIINSDFMGTKAVDLIMGESSERHNPGDTLRSEVEPDLVEGLLRQVEPVRDKAESMLASVDSVFVIMRSILDKDVQESISEGVINAGDAIAGLKRSVSTLEGMLTDQENRFGNIMSNLEYISDNFVSVSDSLAQSDLLTAVSNVNNVLEELNHVMKRLNRGEGTAGKLLADEELYNNLESAARNLDQLVIDLREHPGRYVHFSIFGRKRE, from the coding sequence ATGACGGTAAAGTTAAGCAAAGAAGCAAAGGTCGGGTTATTGGTAATCATAACCCTGGCGTTCTTCATCTGGGGATACGGGTTCCTTAAGGGTAAGAATGTGTTTTCACCCACCAATGACTATTATGCATTATATGACCGTGTCGGGGGACTAATGGAGTCGGGGCATGTCATGCTTAGCGGTCACAGGGTTGGTTATGTTGATGACATAAGATTTACCGGCGGACAGAGATATTTGCAGGTAAGGTTGTCGATCGACCGGAAGATAGAACTGCCTGAGGGCACGGTTGCCAGAATTATCAATTCAGATTTCATGGGCACCAAGGCAGTTGACCTTATCATGGGAGAATCTTCTGAGAGGCACAATCCCGGTGATACCCTCAGGTCGGAGGTAGAGCCCGACCTTGTGGAGGGACTTCTGCGGCAGGTAGAGCCGGTGCGCGACAAAGCTGAAAGCATGCTGGCATCGGTTGATTCGGTTTTTGTCATTATGAGGTCAATTCTGGATAAGGATGTACAGGAAAGTATTTCAGAAGGTGTAATAAATGCAGGAGATGCAATTGCAGGACTGAAAAGGTCGGTAAGTACCCTGGAGGGCATGCTGACAGATCAGGAGAACCGTTTCGGCAATATCATGTCCAACCTTGAATATATCTCCGATAATTTTGTCTCTGTTTCCGATTCTCTGGCCCAGTCAGATCTTTTGACAGCTGTAAGCAATGTGAACAATGTTTTGGAGGAGCTCAACCACGTAATGAAAAGGCTGAACCGCGGTGAAGGGACAGCAGGTAAGCTTCTGGCAGATGAGGAGTTGTACAACAATCTGGAAAGTGCAGCCAGGAATCTGGACCAGCTGGTCATTGACCTGAGGGAGCATCCGGGAAGGTATGTCCACTTTTCTATTTTTGGCCGGAAACGCGAATAA
- a CDS encoding S-adenosylmethionine:tRNA ribosyltransferase-isomerase: MHLSPGDIRMEDYTYDLPAARIAKYPLKDRSASRLLLYDNGAITHLPFRGIAKLAKNGGLMVFNNTRVIQARIIMYKSTGSRIEIFLLEPLEPSLYTEAFLAGPGCRWKCMIGNKKRWKGGHLEKEVIIEGAAAVLKALMVKDHGGWQEIEFRWKPEALGFGAIIDGAGLTPVPPYLGRDSEAGDKNWYQTVYSRHEGSVAAPTAGLHFTGEILDEIRRSGSATGEITLHVGAGTFAPVKSPTAEGHTMHEEHFTASGEIIRRILQNHGAVTAVGTTTVRTLESLYWLGVKCLHNSKTNIEPRCNHGPSEADDISLGQWEYLDLPGDVTVTEAMNALLNKMANEGNDLLKARTELMIVPGYRFRLTDRMMTNFHQPGSTLLLLVAAFIGNDWRRVYEYALNNNFRFLSYGDTALLIPAKKKNPAEMI, encoded by the coding sequence ATGCACCTTTCTCCCGGAGATATCAGAATGGAGGATTACACCTACGATCTTCCCGCTGCAAGGATCGCCAAATACCCTTTGAAGGACAGGTCAGCCTCAAGGCTGTTGCTGTATGACAACGGCGCAATTACCCACCTGCCTTTCCGCGGGATAGCAAAACTTGCAAAGAATGGCGGCTTAATGGTGTTTAACAATACGCGGGTAATACAGGCCAGGATAATCATGTACAAATCGACAGGCTCAAGAATAGAAATATTCCTGCTCGAACCCCTGGAGCCCTCCCTATACACAGAAGCATTCCTGGCAGGGCCGGGGTGCCGGTGGAAATGTATGATTGGAAACAAAAAGAGATGGAAGGGTGGCCACCTGGAAAAAGAGGTAATTATTGAGGGAGCGGCAGCGGTGCTAAAAGCCTTAATGGTGAAAGACCATGGAGGCTGGCAGGAAATAGAGTTCAGGTGGAAGCCTGAAGCCCTGGGATTCGGGGCAATTATAGACGGAGCCGGACTGACCCCGGTACCGCCCTACCTGGGACGCGATTCTGAAGCAGGCGACAAAAACTGGTACCAGACAGTCTATTCCAGGCATGAGGGCTCAGTGGCTGCACCTACTGCAGGCCTCCATTTTACCGGAGAGATCCTTGATGAGATCAGGAGATCCGGTTCTGCCACCGGTGAGATAACCCTCCATGTGGGAGCAGGCACCTTTGCACCTGTCAAATCCCCCACTGCAGAGGGGCATACTATGCATGAAGAGCATTTTACCGCTTCAGGTGAGATAATACGCCGGATATTACAGAACCATGGAGCAGTCACCGCTGTCGGCACTACCACCGTCCGGACACTGGAGAGTCTTTACTGGCTGGGCGTCAAATGCTTACATAATAGCAAAACAAATATAGAACCCCGGTGTAACCACGGTCCCTCCGAAGCCGACGATATCAGCCTCGGACAGTGGGAGTATCTTGACCTGCCCGGTGATGTTACTGTAACCGAAGCAATGAATGCCCTGCTGAATAAAATGGCAAATGAGGGTAATGACCTCCTTAAAGCAAGAACGGAACTTATGATAGTTCCGGGCTACCGGTTCAGGTTAACGGACAGGATGATGACCAATTTTCACCAGCCGGGCAGCACGCTGCTGTTACTTGTAGCCGCATTCATAGGAAATGATTGGCGAAGGGTGTATGAATATGCACTGAACAATAATTTCAGGTTCCTGAGTTACGGAGACACAGCGCTGCTAATTCCTGCAAAAAAGAAGAACCCTGCTGAAATGATTTAA
- a CDS encoding DUF2027 domain-containing protein: protein MISEGDRVKFLNDTGGGVVISLDDPKMAIVLIDEGFEVPVPVSELIPVPGESSGKYSSQNTGPGTGSRSGKGIPARDAFDVDGDQYDEDEEDKVDEVIQAAQGYEADPADPADQVSSDYGSPPGKKKAEVTTADAEEFGPGAGSAERNILGGLVEAKHGSELELWLINDSSLMVFYTLLRKDDPSWLNIASGNLDPETKIRVCTFSREEVNSFITLKFQALFYMEGIYDPVSPSQADLRLDPVDIYSDGSFTINDFFEENARILPVISDQYDREVRKAREQEISRLIAGKVETDSKDKDSRKKKTAADPLVEEVDLHIGELLEDHSSLSGKETLDIQMARFTTALEGALRGKTRRIVFIHGIGQGKLKYEIRKTLDKKYPKLRYQDASFKEYGYGATMIIIRK from the coding sequence ATGATAAGCGAAGGCGACAGGGTGAAATTCCTTAACGACACAGGTGGTGGGGTGGTAATCAGCCTGGACGATCCGAAGATGGCCATTGTGCTGATTGATGAAGGATTTGAGGTCCCTGTTCCCGTGTCGGAGTTAATTCCTGTACCCGGCGAATCTTCGGGAAAGTACAGCAGTCAAAACACCGGCCCGGGTACCGGTTCCCGTTCCGGCAAAGGTATTCCTGCCAGGGATGCTTTTGATGTGGACGGCGATCAGTATGATGAGGACGAGGAAGATAAGGTTGATGAGGTAATTCAAGCGGCGCAAGGCTATGAGGCAGATCCGGCGGATCCGGCCGATCAGGTATCTTCTGACTATGGTTCGCCCCCGGGAAAGAAAAAGGCAGAGGTGACAACTGCAGACGCGGAAGAATTCGGACCCGGAGCAGGCTCTGCCGAACGTAATATACTGGGGGGACTTGTTGAAGCAAAGCACGGAAGTGAACTGGAGCTCTGGTTGATAAATGACAGCAGCCTTATGGTGTTCTATACACTTCTGAGGAAAGATGATCCGTCCTGGCTGAATATCGCATCAGGCAACCTGGACCCCGAAACCAAGATCCGGGTGTGCACTTTCAGCAGGGAGGAGGTGAACTCATTCATCACTCTGAAGTTCCAGGCACTTTTTTACATGGAAGGCATTTATGATCCCGTATCACCGTCACAGGCAGATCTGCGACTTGATCCCGTCGATATCTATTCGGACGGCAGCTTTACGATAAACGATTTTTTTGAGGAGAATGCGCGGATACTCCCGGTTATCTCAGATCAATATGACCGGGAGGTCAGGAAAGCAAGAGAACAGGAGATAAGCAGGCTCATTGCCGGTAAAGTGGAAACGGACAGTAAGGATAAGGATAGCAGAAAGAAGAAGACAGCCGCCGATCCACTTGTTGAAGAGGTGGATCTCCATATAGGGGAACTTCTGGAGGATCACAGCTCCCTGTCCGGGAAAGAGACCCTTGATATCCAGATGGCCCGCTTTACCACGGCACTTGAGGGAGCATTGCGTGGCAAAACCAGAAGGATAGTCTTTATACACGGAATAGGGCAGGGGAAGCTGAAATATGAGATCAGGAAAACGCTTGATAAGAAATACCCTAAGCTTCGTTACCAGGATGCCTCGTTTAAGGAGTACGGGTACGGGGCCACAATGATCATCATCAGAAAATAA
- a CDS encoding N-acetylmuramoyl-L-alanine amidase, with protein sequence MVSPLQAVSDGAYRLRTVVIDPGHGGRDPGALGRRSREKDIVLAVSLKLGEYINQHLPDVNVIYTRSTDEFVELHRRAEIANRNNADLFISIHANANTNRTVRGTDTFVMGHHTSKENLEVAMKENAAILLEDDYDEQYEGFDPNSSESYIIFSLMQNTYLSQSLDFASYVQGQFRERVGRVDRGVRQAGFLVLWQTTMPSVLIEVGFISNEEEERFLMSEQGQAYIASAIFRAFRDYKVSIERKSDALYAAGGGNINRNGRRDSRVAGAASGNSGTVAENSADIASVDSEQEAKEMERQETVPKTGEGDEVVFKVQVGSSRNKIPLDSDFFGGIEDVEVFESGGLFRYVVGASATLEDAAELRTKLQQIFPDAFIVAVSEGRLVSLQEVLNRD encoded by the coding sequence ATGGTCTCTCCCCTGCAAGCAGTCAGTGATGGCGCATACAGGCTTCGTACAGTAGTGATTGATCCGGGGCACGGAGGAAGGGATCCGGGGGCTTTGGGAAGACGAAGCAGGGAGAAGGACATAGTACTCGCTGTCTCGTTGAAACTTGGCGAGTATATCAACCAGCATCTTCCCGATGTCAATGTAATATATACAAGGTCGACAGATGAGTTTGTCGAGCTTCACAGGCGTGCGGAGATAGCGAACAGGAACAATGCCGACCTGTTCATATCGATACATGCAAACGCCAATACCAACCGGACCGTCAGGGGAACGGACACATTTGTGATGGGACATCACACATCAAAGGAGAATCTGGAGGTAGCGATGAAGGAAAATGCCGCTATCCTGCTGGAGGATGATTACGATGAACAATATGAGGGGTTCGATCCCAATTCGTCCGAATCATATATTATCTTCTCTTTAATGCAAAACACTTATCTTTCACAGAGTCTGGACTTTGCATCTTATGTTCAGGGTCAGTTCAGGGAAAGGGTAGGAAGGGTTGACAGGGGAGTCCGGCAGGCGGGTTTTCTGGTGCTCTGGCAGACAACCATGCCGAGTGTGCTGATTGAAGTTGGGTTTATAAGCAATGAAGAGGAGGAGAGGTTCCTGATGTCGGAGCAGGGCCAGGCATATATAGCATCTGCAATTTTCAGGGCATTCAGGGATTACAAGGTATCGATAGAGAGAAAGAGCGATGCCCTCTATGCAGCAGGTGGGGGAAACATTAACAGGAATGGCAGGAGGGACAGCAGGGTTGCAGGCGCCGCTTCTGGTAATTCAGGAACCGTGGCGGAAAACAGTGCAGATATCGCATCTGTTGACAGTGAACAAGAGGCAAAAGAGATGGAGAGACAGGAAACTGTGCCGAAGACCGGTGAAGGTGATGAGGTGGTTTTCAAGGTTCAGGTAGGCTCATCCAGGAATAAGATACCACTTGATTCCGATTTTTTTGGGGGAATTGAAGATGTTGAGGTATTTGAATCCGGCGGTTTGTTCAGATATGTTGTCGGGGCTTCTGCAACTCTTGAAGATGCTGCGGAACTTAGAACAAAGCTGCAACAGATCTTTCCTGACGCCTTCATCGTTGCAGTTAGCGAAGGACGGCTGGTATCACTGCAGGAAGTTTTGAACAGAGATTGA